The Litorilinea aerophila DNA window CCTTAGGCGGATTGGCCGGGCTGGGTACATCCCCCTCCAGGATGATGCGCTTGCGCCGCCGTTCGATGGCCGGGTCAGGAATAGGGACGGCCGACAGGAGTGCCTGGGTGTAGGGATGCAAGGGGTTCTCGTACAGCTCGTCCCGGTCCGCCAGCTCCACAATTTTGCCCAGGTACATCACCGCGATCCGGTCGGAGATGTGGCGTACCACCGACAGGTCGTGGGCGATGAAGAGGTAGGTCAGGTTCAGTTCATCCTGCAGATCTTCCAGCAGGTTGATGATCTGGGCCTGGATGGAAACATCCAGCGCCGAGATGGGCTCATCGCAGACGATGAACGCCGGGTTGACCGCCAGGGCCCGGGCCACGCCGATGCGCTGGCGCTGGCCGCCGGAGAACTCGTGGGGATAGCGGTTGACGAAATAGGGGTTTAGCCCCACGATCTTCAACAGCTCCTGGACCCGTTCCTGGCGTTCTTTCCTGGAGCTGCCAATGCCGTGGACCTCCAGGGGTTCACCGACGATGCTGCCCACGGTCATGCGGGGGTTCAGCGAGGCGTAGGGATCCTGGAAGATCATTTGCATGCGGCGTCGCATGCGGCGCAATTCTTCGCCCTTGGTGGCGGTCAAGTCTTTGCCCTCGAAGATGACCTGGCCGCCCGTGGGCCGGTAGAGCTGGAGAATGGCCCGGCCAGTGGTGGATTTGCCAC harbors:
- a CDS encoding ABC transporter ATP-binding protein — translated: MSNGNGVGKGEPLLTVKDLKMHFPITRGIIFQRQVGAIKAVDGISFQMYRGETLGLVGESGCGKSTTGRAILQLYRPTGGQVIFEGKDLTATKGEELRRMRRRMQMIFQDPYASLNPRMTVGSIVGEPLEVHGIGSSRKERQERVQELLKIVGLNPYFVNRYPHEFSGGQRQRIGVARALAVNPAFIVCDEPISALDVSIQAQIINLLEDLQDELNLTYLFIAHDLSVVRHISDRIAVMYLGKIVELADRDELYENPLHPYTQALLSAVPIPDPAIERRRKRIILEGDVPSPANPPKGCNFCTRCPRVMDICREKEPAFTDLGNNHYVACFLYDEVKPVEEAA